The following DNA comes from Thermogemmatispora onikobensis.
CTCGCGGCTCCAGGGTCTTTCTCACGGCTCACGATAGACGAGCTTTCCACCAACCGCTCGCTCTCTGGCTATCGGAGGAACCGCTACCTGTCCCCTTCAGCGCCTTCTCTGACTGTGACCGTATCTGTTTGTTTGCTTGCTTGCTTGTTTACCTATCAGGCTCTCTTTAGAGAACCAGTAACCGGCGCGTGTGGCCCGGTCCCCGCTGGCCGGCTCTCACCAGGCTCTCACTCTGAGTCGCCTGCTTCTTTTCTGCTACTGCTGCTGTCCGTTTTCTCCGCGGGTCTGTGGTAAGCGGATGGCGTCATAGGTCATGGACTGCAGCAACAAAAAAACTCTTCATCCTCGAAAGGACGAAGAGCGCAACAGAGATGGCGGCTCTCGCGGTACCACCTTCATTCGCCGCTACCTCACGGCAGCGACCTCGGCGAGTGCAATCCCCTGATCTTCTTTCTTTCTTTCAATCCCTGGTTTCAATCCCTGGGTGAGCTTCTCCAGGAGCGAGACTGCACTCCTGCCCGTTAACGGGGGCCTCCGGCAGAGGTCTACTCTCGCCCGCCTCAGCGGACGGGACGATTTCTTCTCGCGGCTTCGGGACCTTCTTCACGACCTGCCAGCATACGAACTTTGCACCAACCGTTCGCTCTCTGAATGCGGCCTGGCCGCTACTCATCCCGCAACGCCTTTCGCTCTTAGAATGGGTTGCTTTTTTGGGATTTATACCATTTTTTGCCGCTGCTGTCAAGTCCCGGGGAAGACATTGGCCTGGAGCCACAGTTTTGGTTTTGGTCCCTGGCGCCCAGCCGGGTTGTTGCAACAGGAGATGCCACCTGGCACGTCCTATGTAATGAAGAGAGAGACAGAGGTGTGGGTGCTCACCAGTTCCTTCCTCTGCTGAGGGGAAGGACCAGGCACCCGGCTCCGTTGCCAATGAAAGAAGGAGGGCCAGGCCACTACATGAGCACTATGCTCCCCTGGTACTACTGGCCATGTGCGCCAGCTCAGCTGAGTCTCGCCCAGGGCGAGGTCCATATCTGGTGCGCCTCGCTGGCTCTGCCCACCGCCAGGATGGCAGAGCTGGCCACAGTTCTGACGCCTGCAGAACAGGAACACGCCGCTCGCTTTCGCTCGGCGCAGGCCCGCCAGCAGTTTATGGTAGCGCGGGCGATCCTGCGCCTCATCCTGAGCCGCTATCTTGGGTTGCTTCCACAGCAGTTGCGCCTGCGTACCAATCCCTGGGGAAAGCCAGAGCTAGATCCTGAGCCAGCTCGCCTTCAGCCGAGGCTGACATTCAATCTGTCGCACTCCGAAGCGCTCGCTCTCTATGCTGTGACAGGCGGACGGGCGATCGGCATCGACCTGGAGTATTTGCGCCCTCTGCCAGAGGCCGAGCTGGAGCAGCTCGCCGCCCGCTACTTTGCGCCCGCGGAATATCGGACGCTCCTCAGTCTGGCAGACGAGGAGAAGCTGCCAGCCTTTTTCCGCTGCTGGACCAGCAAAGAGGCCTATGTCAAGGCGCGCGGTCAGGGCCTTGCGCTGCCTTTGGATGCTTTTGAGGTGTCGCTGACTCCCGCATCTCCCGCCAGGCTGCTGGCCAGCACCGAAGAGCCAGATGCTCCTCAGCGCTGGTCGCTGCTGGCCATCGAGCCAGCACCGGCCTATACCGCTGCCCTGGCCGTCGAGGGCCATATCGAGCATGTAGCGTATTTCCGCTGGAACGATCAGGAGCCTTCTCTTTTCGCCACTTGACAAAGCAAGCGTCCAAGCTCATAATCCAGGCAGTGAGTCTATCACTAGTTGGCGGCGGCCTTCGCAGAGAGCAAGGAGGCACGGAACATGAAAGAGCATCACAGCGGTGAGCTGCCCCCATCAGAGGTATTGCGCAGCCAGGCTCTCAGTATCATCGAGGTGCGACCCGGTGATCCACGCCAGCAGGTGCTCACAGCTATCTTGACGCAAGAGAAGCTGGGGCGCAGACAGACGCTGCTGCTTCTGCCAGCCGACAATAAGGCTTTCTACCGCAAGGTTGATTTCGAAGGGTTGCGCGAGCTGCAGCGCAAGCTGCAGATGCAGCTTGTCATTATTGCTCAGCCCGGCTCGAAGGTGGCTAACTACGCTCGCCAACAAGGCTTTCCTGTCTTTTCCTCGCTGGAAGACTATGCCACCACAACTCGGCTCTATCAGCCTTCGCCAGGCGAGAGCGCTGCCGCCGCCGAGGAGCTGGCGCCCCCCCCCGCGCCCGCCAGAGGCACTGCCGAGGAGCCGCGTGCCGGCGCTCTGCCAGGCCCAGCTTCAGCAGCACCCGAGAGCGAGGCTCCCCCTACCGCAAGCAGTCTCCCCACTGCTCATGAGAGAACAGCCGGCACTCTCCTTCCTCTGGTGCCAGTGATGAGCGGTCGCCCCCCCTCTCTGTTGAGGCACCAGGCCCGTCCGTCCAGCAGCTTTCTTACTCGTAAACGTCTCTGGCTGCTGCTCGGCCTGGTCATTGGACTGCTCCTACTCATCAGCATCGCGCTGATCCCCCTGAGTCAGTTCTTCGGTGGGGCAGCCAGCGCCGCCAGCGTCACCATCGTTCCCCAAACGCGCCCTCTTCAGCAGATCTATACCCTGACCGGGCAACCGGGCGTCTCCGCTAACGCCGCTCGCCACCAGATCGGCGCACGCCTGCTGGCCTCATCCGAATTGCGCCAGAGCCGCCAGGTACCAGCCAGCGGGCACGGCGTGACCCCGGCAACGCGGGCCAAGGGTGTTCTGACTTTTTACAATGCTTTGCCTGTACCTCAACGTATTCCGAAAGGCACCATCCTGAGCGACCAAAGGGGCGTTCAGGTCATCACCGATCAGACAGCTTCGCTGCCAGCGGCTACACCTC
Coding sequences within:
- a CDS encoding 4'-phosphopantetheinyl transferase family protein, with translation MSTMLPWYYWPCAPAQLSLAQGEVHIWCASLALPTARMAELATVLTPAEQEHAARFRSAQARQQFMVARAILRLILSRYLGLLPQQLRLRTNPWGKPELDPEPARLQPRLTFNLSHSEALALYAVTGGRAIGIDLEYLRPLPEAELEQLAARYFAPAEYRTLLSLADEEKLPAFFRCWTSKEAYVKARGQGLALPLDAFEVSLTPASPARLLASTEEPDAPQRWSLLAIEPAPAYTAALAVEGHIEHVAYFRWNDQEPSLFAT
- a CDS encoding baseplate J/gp47 family protein; the protein is MKEHHSGELPPSEVLRSQALSIIEVRPGDPRQQVLTAILTQEKLGRRQTLLLLPADNKAFYRKVDFEGLRELQRKLQMQLVIIAQPGSKVANYARQQGFPVFSSLEDYATTTRLYQPSPGESAAAAEELAPPPAPARGTAEEPRAGALPGPASAAPESEAPPTASSLPTAHERTAGTLLPLVPVMSGRPPSLLRHQARPSSSFLTRKRLWLLLGLVIGLLLLISIALIPLSQFFGGAASAASVTIVPQTRPLQQIYTLTGQPGVSANAARHQIGARLLASSELRQSRQVPASGHGVTPATRAKGVLTFYNALPVPQRIPKGTILSDQRGVQVITDQTASLPAATPPVESSANVLAHALQPGSQGNLPAFAFHTVSCCSSGITVQNSLAFSGGADPQPYTYVQQSDIDQASTALQMSLIAAAQRDLQARAAANERFVGGAECPALTSADHQAGDRVSEVTVTVTVVCSGEVYDQVGARVLAASLLANDAARNPGPGYNLAGQIATNIVSATLDPHQQGLITLRVQAAGIWAYRLDPQERQRLANLIKGKSKDQALALLRQQPGIQSVSLALSGNGSRLPDNPGSISIHVATVAGLKASPLPTISPSPATRLAQPASRSTPSVIPSPLPRTSATAITPTVP